One window of the Notolabrus celidotus isolate fNotCel1 chromosome 23, fNotCel1.pri, whole genome shotgun sequence genome contains the following:
- the mpdu1b gene encoding mannose-P-dolichol utilization defect 1b, with protein sequence MAEKTDLYRGSSFMDPLKGFLLTYFMPESCYDEFFLNFNFLDVPCLKIILSKGLGIGIILGSVMVKLPQILKLVGAKSAEGLSFNSVLLELLAITGTMAYSIANKFPFSAWGEALFLMLQTVTIGFLIQHYGGRTKGGLLFMVVYFALLLLVLSPVTPPSVVTSMQASNMPAIIIGRLIQAASNFRNGHTGQLSAISVFLLFAGSLARIFTSLQETGDTLMALTYVISSACNGIITLQVLYYWNSSPEGKKKKKKKE encoded by the exons ATGGCGGAGAAAACAGACCTGTACCGGGGGTCGTCGTTCATGGACCCTTTAAAGGGGTTTCTGTTGACTTATTTTATGCCAGAATCATGTTACGACGAATTCTTTCTGAACTTTAACTTTCTGGACG tacCATGTCTGAAGATCATTCTGAGCAAAGGTCTGGGGATCGGCATCATCCTGGGATCAGTGATGG tgAAGCTGCCTCAGATCTTGAAGCTGGTTGGAGCAAAGAGCGCTGAAGGTCTGAGCTTTAACTCggtgctgctggagctgctcgCCATCACAGGAACCATGGCGTACAGCATCGCCAACAAGTTCCCCTTCag TGCGTGGGGAGAGGCGCTCTTCCTCATGCTGCAGACCGTCACCATCGGCTTCCTCATTCAGCACTATGGAGGGCGAACAAAGGGAG GTCTGCTGTTCATGGTCGTGTATTTTGCTCTGCTGCTCCTCGTGCTCTCTCCCGTCACTCCCCCGTCCGTGGTCACCTCCATGCAGGCCTCCAACATGCCCGCCATCATCATCGGCAGG cTGATCCAGGCGGCCTCCAACTTCCGAAACGGGCACACCGGTCAGCTCTCGGCCATCTCTGTGTTCCTGCTGTTTGCTGGATCCCTCGCTCGCATCTTCACCTCACTACag GAAACTGGAGACACCCTGATGGCCCTCACGTACGTCATATCGTCGGCCTGTAACGGCATCATCACTCTGCAGGTTCTCTACTACTGGAACAGCTCTCCAGagggcaagaagaagaagaagaagaaggagtag
- the LOC117807455 gene encoding butyrophilin subfamily 1 member A1-like isoform X2: MMAANTTNQSEKKDLSKKQTKALERVSLVSSEPWLKPSLSELQVKDSEGLSSSCQVWSSSSAAKPDLKLMQSLSECVQLLQTLSEEVNNISQVKQGSKKAAPAGGSSELDSMESSRSLILKWAAELEQNMVQKKTKPTNEKKKRRETLGRKEKTDEDKLNERLQQWAVELRDIKEESVSMMWLTTKQKAWRTASRIPKYIPNSVWQWIQSAAVSVRFDISSCHPWLVVSPDRLQVHEEASCSPAPSNSSSLPKWPLVLGDTVITAGRHYWEVEVEVEVSVSPEGSWRIGVMSQSAPKKKNSTLSPKGGFWTLRKASSLWACTDTPTNLQMASVPQRVGVYVDMEEGQVSFYDVDQRVHVYTFSDTFKHGLIPVFGWLDGDTLLRIRPADLSVTAQGNHT, translated from the exons ATGATGGCAGCGAACACAACAAATCAGTCCGAGAAGAAAGATCTCTCAAAGAAGCAG ACCAAAGCTCTGGAGAGAGTCAGCCTCGTGAGCTCTGAGCCCTGGCTGAAACCCAGCCTCAGTGAGCTCCAG GTGAAGGACTCCGAGGGATTATCCAGCAGCTGTCAGGTGTGGAGCTCGTCCTCTGCAGCGAAG CCTGACCTGAAGTTGATGCAGAGTCTGTCAGAGTGCGTGCAGCTGCTTCAAACACTGTCAGAGGAGGTGAACAACATCAGCCAG GTTAAACAAGGCAGTAAGAAAGCagcaccagcagggggcagcagtgaGCTGGACAGCATGGAGAGCAGCAGGagtctgatcttgaagtgggcTGCAGAGCTGGAACAAAACATG GTACAAAAGAAAACCAAACCAAccaatgagaagaaaaaaagaagagaaactcTGGGACggaaagagaaaacagacgAGGACAAACTGAACGAGAGGCTGCAGCAGTGGGCTGTAGAGCTGAGGGATATCAAAGAG GAGTCTGTTTCCATGATGTGGCTGACGACTAAACAAAAAGCCTGGAGGACGGCGAGCAGAATCCCCAAATACATACCCAACTCAG tgtgGCAGTGGATTCAGAGCGCTGCAG TGTCTGTCAGGTTCGACATCAGCTCCTGTCACCCTTGGCTTGTCGTGTCCCCAGACCGGCTGCAGGTCCACGAGGAAGCTTCTTGCTCCCCTGCTCCCTCAAACAGTTCGAGTCTCCCTAAATGGCCTCTCGTGTTGGGAGACACTGTCATCACTGCAGGGAGACACTactgggaggtggaggtggaggtggaggtgtcgGTGTCCCCTGAAGGCAGCTGGAGAATAGGAGTCATGTCCCAGTCTGCCCCTAAGAAGAAAAACTCCACGCTGTCCCCCAAAGGAGGGTTCTGGACTCTGCGGAAGGCGTCCAGTTTGTGGGCCTGCACGGACACGCCTACTAACCTGCAGATGGCATCTGTGCCTCAACGGGTTGGGGTGTATGTGGACATGGAGGAGGGTCAGGTGTCTTTTTATGACGTGGATCAGAGGGTTCACGTGTACACGTTCTCCGATACGTTCAAACATGGTCTGATCCCCGTGTTCGGATGGCTGGACGGAGACACGCTGCTGAGGATCAGACCTGCAGACCTGTCAGTCACTGCTCAGGGAAATCACACGTAG
- the LOC117807455 gene encoding E3 ubiquitin-protein ligase TRIM39-like isoform X1, which yields MMAANTTNQSEKKDLSKKQTKALERVSLVSSEPWLKPSLSELQVKDSEGLSSSCQVWSSSSAAKPDLKLMQSLSECVQLLQTLSEEVNNISQVKQGSKKAAPAGGSSELDSMESSRSLILKWAAELEQNMVQKKTKPTNEKKKRRETLGRKEKTDEDKLNERLQQWAVELRDIKEANGVSDAELKKLLYPRGSIKSRLATLLPLLEFVTWSLLAEDTEESVSMMWLTTKQKAWRTASRIPKYIPNSVWQWIQSAAVSVRFDISSCHPWLVVSPDRLQVHEEASCSPAPSNSSSLPKWPLVLGDTVITAGRHYWEVEVEVEVSVSPEGSWRIGVMSQSAPKKKNSTLSPKGGFWTLRKASSLWACTDTPTNLQMASVPQRVGVYVDMEEGQVSFYDVDQRVHVYTFSDTFKHGLIPVFGWLDGDTLLRIRPADLSVTAQGNHT from the exons ATGATGGCAGCGAACACAACAAATCAGTCCGAGAAGAAAGATCTCTCAAAGAAGCAG ACCAAAGCTCTGGAGAGAGTCAGCCTCGTGAGCTCTGAGCCCTGGCTGAAACCCAGCCTCAGTGAGCTCCAG GTGAAGGACTCCGAGGGATTATCCAGCAGCTGTCAGGTGTGGAGCTCGTCCTCTGCAGCGAAG CCTGACCTGAAGTTGATGCAGAGTCTGTCAGAGTGCGTGCAGCTGCTTCAAACACTGTCAGAGGAGGTGAACAACATCAGCCAG GTTAAACAAGGCAGTAAGAAAGCagcaccagcagggggcagcagtgaGCTGGACAGCATGGAGAGCAGCAGGagtctgatcttgaagtgggcTGCAGAGCTGGAACAAAACATG GTACAAAAGAAAACCAAACCAAccaatgagaagaaaaaaagaagagaaactcTGGGACggaaagagaaaacagacgAGGACAAACTGAACGAGAGGCTGCAGCAGTGGGCTGTAGAGCTGAGGGATATCAAAGAG GCTAACGGTGTATCCGATGCGGAGCTGAAGAAGCTGTTGTATCCCAGAGGATCGATCAAGTCGAGGTTGGCGACCCTTCTTCCTCTGCTGGAGTTTGTGACCTGGTCTCTGTTAGCGGAGGatactgag GAGTCTGTTTCCATGATGTGGCTGACGACTAAACAAAAAGCCTGGAGGACGGCGAGCAGAATCCCCAAATACATACCCAACTCAG tgtgGCAGTGGATTCAGAGCGCTGCAG TGTCTGTCAGGTTCGACATCAGCTCCTGTCACCCTTGGCTTGTCGTGTCCCCAGACCGGCTGCAGGTCCACGAGGAAGCTTCTTGCTCCCCTGCTCCCTCAAACAGTTCGAGTCTCCCTAAATGGCCTCTCGTGTTGGGAGACACTGTCATCACTGCAGGGAGACACTactgggaggtggaggtggaggtggaggtgtcgGTGTCCCCTGAAGGCAGCTGGAGAATAGGAGTCATGTCCCAGTCTGCCCCTAAGAAGAAAAACTCCACGCTGTCCCCCAAAGGAGGGTTCTGGACTCTGCGGAAGGCGTCCAGTTTGTGGGCCTGCACGGACACGCCTACTAACCTGCAGATGGCATCTGTGCCTCAACGGGTTGGGGTGTATGTGGACATGGAGGAGGGTCAGGTGTCTTTTTATGACGTGGATCAGAGGGTTCACGTGTACACGTTCTCCGATACGTTCAAACATGGTCTGATCCCCGTGTTCGGATGGCTGGACGGAGACACGCTGCTGAGGATCAGACCTGCAGACCTGTCAGTCACTGCTCAGGGAAATCACACGTAG
- the mblac1 gene encoding metallo-beta-lactamase domain-containing protein 1, translating into MVMNRTESDVVPAGVQSVPLPDSQTDFPGAPYSVSVLKPGYCRPQPDGTFRADGTISLITGPRTILVDTGGPWDRDFLLKTLKDRGLDPGDVDMVVGTHGHSDHVGNLSLFADAVVIVGYDVSEGDTYRPNKLSEGETFRVDEHVSVLPTPGHTAQDVSVQVKGTSAGTVLIAGDLFECCSDEDSWRDLSVNTAVQEVSRQEALRTADVIIPGHGLPFRVLRN; encoded by the exons atggtcatgaaCCGGACTGAAAGCGATGTGGTCCCTGCCGGGGTCCAGAGTGTCCCTCTCCCGGACTCTCAGACGGACTTCCCCGGTGCACCGTACTCCGTGTCGGTCCTGAAACCCGGGTACTGCCGCCCTCAGCCGGACGGGACGTTCAGAGCTGACGGGACCATCTCCCTGATAACTGGACCCCGGACCATCCTGGTGGACACGGGGGGGCCGTGGGACCGGGACTTTCTCCTGAAGACCCTGAAAGACAGAGGTCTGGACCCGGGGGACGTGGACATGGTGGTGGGTACCCACGGACACTCTGACCACGTGGGAAACCTGAGTCTGTTTGCGGATGCGGTAGTGATAGTCGGATATGACGTCAGTGAAGGGGACACGTACCGACCAAACAAACTGTCAGAGGGAGAAACGTTCCGCGTGGACGAGCAC GTGTCTGTACTTCCCACTCCGGGACACACGGCACAGGACGTCAGTGTGCAGGTGAAGGGAACCTCTGCAGGCACGGTGCTCATTGCTGGGGACTTATTTGAGTGCTGCTCAGACGAGGACAGCTGGAGGGATCTGAGTGTGAACACTGCAGTACAGGAGGTGAGCCGCCAGGAGGCGCTGCGCACTGCGGATGTGATCATCCCTGGTCACGGACTCCCATTCAGGGTTCTGAGGAACTGA